From the genome of Mucispirillum schaedleri ASF457:
ATTTTTCGCCTTTAAAATCAGGCTCAAAGCGACTGCTGAACAGAATGATTATAAGTCCACTACTGCACTTGTTTCACTCTATCATGAAGAAATATTTTATTTTAAGCTGTATGGCATAACTGCAATGGTTTTATAACTCTTATGCTAAACCATAATCTACAAGAAGCTGTTCTCTATTTCTTCTAAACTCACTGCTTGATTTACTATCACTAACCTGTAGAAAACCAACTATTGTGCCTATTCTTGAACCCATATCTTCAATAGATTTGATTACTTTGCGAAGTTTCTGCTCTGTAATATCTTGAAACTCAAGTGATTCTAATATTTTAAAGCCAAGTGATTCTGCTTCAGAAAGATTATTTACTATTTTTTCATAAAGAGCCATAAATTCATCTTCATGTTCTTTATTAGCAAGTTTTTTCAGTGCTGCAATATCAGAAATAAATGACTTATAAAAATCAGCCATACTGTCTGATGCTTCCATTAAGTTAATAGTTGCTTTCTCTGTATCATCATTTACACCTTCAAGCATTGATGTTACATTTGGCAGATTTTCTTTAGATTTTTCAATCAGAGGGTCTATTTCATCAACTCTATTTTTAGTATCTAATATAAGCCTTAAAAGCTCTCCTATCTCACCTTTTATATTTACACCAATTTTACTTCCAGTTTCATCACCAGAGATAATTTTATCGGCAATTCTTTTTAACTCTTTTATTGACACTTGAACAGATTCTCCATCACTTGTTGGGTTTGCAGCAGGGGATGTATCTATCCCTACTTCTGGTGTCAGCCTTTCTTCCTCATACTGTTCCTCTACTGGATGAGTAATAATTTCAACCATAGGAACAGCATCTGGGTCTACAACAGAAAGGTCTATGTCTATATCAGTATTTTTTTTTTCCTCTCTGTGCTTTTTATTAAGCTCATCAGTTTCCGCTTCACGCATAGCCAGCTCTTTAGCAATTAAGCTGTCTAAATCATTCTGCTCTATCTGATCACTTGAATCTATTTGAAAGATAGCATTACTTTGCTCTAATGCATCTTTCAGCACATCATCTGGATTTAGCTGCGGCTTCCTTTTTTTTTTATTCAATTCGTCAGTTTCAGCTTCTCTCATAGCTAATTCTCTGGCTATTAATGCATCAATATTGTCTTCAATATCAGAATCTGCACTGCCAGTTTCTATTGCACTATCTCCCTCATCTGCTTCTGCACTGATAACTGGTGTTTCAACACTATTTGCATCTGGAAGCATTGTATCTTCAGCATGCTGTTCTTGAACAGGTGCCGGTGCTGCTGGCTCTGGTGCTGCAATAGGAGCTAATACTGTCTGTTTAGTTGAACCAAGCATTTTTTTACGAAGTTCACTTTCACTTGCTTCACTTTCATTAATAACTCTATCTATATCTAAAAGCATAATTAATCTAGAATCATATTTACAAATACCTAAAATATATTCTTGACCAATAGAGCCAACTAATGGCGGAGTAGGCTCAACCATAGAGCGTTTAATACGCATAACTTCTGTTACTTCATCAACAACAAAACCTATATTTTCATTATTAATGTTCACCACAATTATTCTAGTTGCTTTATCAAAATCATTTTTTGCAAGATTAAAGCGAACTCGTAAATCAATAACAGGAACTACCTTGCCACGAAGGTTCATAACACCAAGTATGTATGATTCCATACGAGGAACAATTGTGATTTCAATAGACCTGATGATTGTATTGATTTTCAGAACATCAATAGCATATTCTTCATCACCAAGTTTAACTCCAACAAGCTGGATTTGGTCCATCTCTTCTGCATATTCACTTTGTTCAACATCATCAAATAATTCTTCACTCATTAGCAAGCCTCTATAATTTAGCTATCATCTGGTCTCTGATATCGTCTATGCAACCAACTGTTTCACTATCAGGAAAACGCAGATAATAAGGTTTTAATAATTTTATACATTCACTTACCTTTTCATCATAAGGTAAAAATCCTAATTTTTCAATATCTATACTTAAATATTTTTTAACAACACTTTCAAAACCATAAAATACATTAAGCTCTCTTTTAAATTTAACCTGATTTAATATCATACCGGGTTTAAATGCTGCAACAAATGTTGTTATAGTTGCAGCAATGTCTTTATCTATCTGTGCAGTTGCTTCTATAATTGATTCAACATTAGGAAAATTCATACTTTTGCTGCGGAGTTTTTTATTAATATCTTCAAAATCCCACCTTTTAGAAAGAAAACGCTCAATATGTCGGTATATTGCAACTTTTAAAAAACCATAGGCATTTTCAATAGATGTAGGCTCTCCACTCATAACAACTATTTTTATATCAGCAACATTAAATAAATCAACCATATTAAAGCTGGTGCCTGCACCTAAATCTAAAATAGTGTAGTCATAATCCAGCTCTTGAATATTTGTAAGTATTTTAATCTTTTCAAACTTAGTAATATGAGCCATGCCAAGCACATCACCAGAGCCGCCTATAAAATCAACACCAGCTGGAGATTTAACTATAACATCTTTTAGCTCACTGCGTTCACGAATAAAATTATATAAGCCGATACCAGGGACTTTAAGCCCTACAAAGTTATGCAGGTTTGCCCCGCCTAAATCCGCGTCAACAAGTAATGTTCTATA
Proteins encoded in this window:
- a CDS encoding P-loop NTPase — its product is MSKLISIASGKGGVGKSFCSSSLALSLSAAGYRTLLVDADLGGANLHNFVGLKVPGIGLYNFIRERSELKDVIVKSPAGVDFIGGSGDVLGMAHITKFEKIKILTNIQELDYDYTILDLGAGTSFNMVDLFNVADIKIVVMSGEPTSIENAYGFLKVAIYRHIERFLSKRWDFEDINKKLRSKSMNFPNVESIIEATAQIDKDIAATITTFVAAFKPGMILNQVKFKRELNVFYGFESVVKKYLSIDIEKLGFLPYDEKVSECIKLLKPYYLRFPDSETVGCIDDIRDQMIAKL
- a CDS encoding chemotaxis protein CheW; translation: MSEELFDDVEQSEYAEEMDQIQLVGVKLGDEEYAIDVLKINTIIRSIEITIVPRMESYILGVMNLRGKVVPVIDLRVRFNLAKNDFDKATRIIVVNINNENIGFVVDEVTEVMRIKRSMVEPTPPLVGSIGQEYILGICKYDSRLIMLLDIDRVINESEASESELRKKMLGSTKQTVLAPIAAPEPAAPAPVQEQHAEDTMLPDANSVETPVISAEADEGDSAIETGSADSDIEDNIDALIARELAMREAETDELNKKKRKPQLNPDDVLKDALEQSNAIFQIDSSDQIEQNDLDSLIAKELAMREAETDELNKKHREEKKNTDIDIDLSVVDPDAVPMVEIITHPVEEQYEEERLTPEVGIDTSPAANPTSDGESVQVSIKELKRIADKIISGDETGSKIGVNIKGEIGELLRLILDTKNRVDEIDPLIEKSKENLPNVTSMLEGVNDDTEKATINLMEASDSMADFYKSFISDIAALKKLANKEHEDEFMALYEKIVNNLSEAESLGFKILESLEFQDITEQKLRKVIKSIEDMGSRIGTIVGFLQVSDSKSSSEFRRNREQLLVDYGLA